A genomic segment from Methanoplanus limicola DSM 2279 encodes:
- a CDS encoding glycosyltransferase family protein yields MKILFVICGEGLGHASRSSRLARYLKGFGHECHLASYGKAYEFIKNQGEFHVIETFREVELDGENGYFSLSKTLWSSKSVPIALARSLRHVRKLIIDNSIDLVISDTMYAALTAARLERVHSLFITNQNRFATASDNNSTYWSVLGRIIEKYLEIPDSVIVPDFAPPHTISGYNLEIEEEDKDRYKFVGPLMDIELSDYSFSNGTIFASFGGEPFKIPMYSILKEIAEERPFQTFEVFSTSDGLPEESDNFKTFGYVSDIYEHLSKARIAIVHGGLTTLHEALLFRKPCVMIIDPYHPEQWNNARKIEEIGAGIIIEGNKLTKERLNEAIDRALGMTAPNYSSIFAEQDGKHNIHVLIANMEKRG; encoded by the coding sequence ATGAAGATACTTTTTGTAATCTGCGGTGAGGGTCTCGGCCATGCCTCCCGTTCATCAAGACTTGCACGCTACCTGAAAGGATTCGGGCATGAATGTCATCTTGCTTCATATGGCAAAGCCTATGAATTTATAAAAAATCAGGGTGAGTTCCACGTCATAGAGACCTTCAGGGAAGTTGAGCTTGACGGTGAAAACGGGTATTTCAGCCTTTCAAAGACATTATGGTCCTCAAAAAGTGTACCAATTGCTCTCGCACGTTCTTTAAGGCATGTCAGAAAACTGATCATCGACAATTCCATTGACCTTGTCATCTCTGACACAATGTATGCGGCCCTGACTGCTGCAAGGCTTGAGAGGGTGCATTCGCTCTTCATCACAAACCAGAACCGGTTTGCAACCGCATCTGACAACAATTCAACATACTGGAGCGTCCTTGGCAGGATCATTGAGAAATATCTTGAAATCCCTGACAGCGTTATTGTTCCGGATTTTGCACCGCCGCATACCATCTCCGGTTACAACCTTGAGATCGAAGAGGAGGATAAAGACCGCTATAAATTCGTCGGTCCTCTAATGGACATTGAGCTTTCGGATTACAGCTTCTCAAACGGAACAATATTTGCTTCATTCGGCGGAGAGCCGTTTAAGATTCCGATGTACAGTATCTTAAAGGAAATTGCGGAGGAGAGGCCCTTTCAGACCTTTGAAGTATTTTCCACTTCCGACGGTCTTCCTGAGGAATCTGATAACTTCAAAACATTCGGTTATGTATCTGACATCTATGAACACCTCTCAAAGGCAAGAATCGCAATAGTTCACGGCGGCCTGACAACCCTTCACGAGGCTCTTTTATTCAGAAAACCCTGTGTGATGATAATCGATCCTTACCACCCGGAACAGTGGAATAACGCCCGTAAGATTGAGGAGATTGGGGCAGGAATCATCATCGAGGGCAATAAACTCACAAAAGAAAGGCTTAATGAGGCAATAGACCGGGCGCTTGGCATGACTGCCCCTAACTACAGCTCAATCTTTGCTGAACAGGACGGTAAGCACAACATCCACGTCCTCATTGCAAATATGGAAAAGAGGGGCTGA
- a CDS encoding cupin domain-containing protein, with translation MDGKFGFFLIMCLFLMITACGCISEKTADNTYAKSPDAGLKTIGGLYRFDLSNTISTPLFSDEGSVIRIFHPEDIMNLGYYVSSNFSLGLVTIPPGKGTPPHRLMNTSEMIFVTGGTALIKTPGSATEVNTGDAVLIREGTLQSVYNNKSGDLVYLTSTEPVYDPQNEVLETELPVEARNDEKDSSGGAGGIIVTDLSEGIEWDYDSGTLIYTIFNAELMADRHPDLPVDYSLAYAELIPGGRIDENTLLGASELIYVVSGSICLNSSGGIEICADEGQAVYVPSDCPKSYRNSGNKNAVILSYVDPSWKPEITVMR, from the coding sequence ATGGATGGAAAGTTCGGGTTTTTTCTTATTATGTGCCTCTTCCTGATGATCACCGCCTGTGGGTGTATCTCAGAAAAGACAGCCGATAATACATATGCTAAATCTCCGGACGCCGGCCTGAAAACTATAGGCGGCCTGTACAGGTTTGACTTATCAAATACGATTTCAACGCCATTATTTTCAGACGAAGGTTCTGTTATCCGGATTTTTCACCCGGAGGATATTATGAATCTGGGGTATTATGTCAGCAGCAACTTCAGCCTCGGCCTTGTAACTATACCTCCGGGAAAAGGAACACCGCCACACAGGCTTATGAATACATCTGAGATGATCTTTGTTACCGGAGGAACTGCGCTCATAAAAACTCCCGGTTCTGCTACTGAGGTGAATACCGGAGATGCGGTACTTATCAGGGAAGGCACACTCCAGTCGGTTTACAACAATAAATCCGGAGATCTTGTCTATCTGACATCAACAGAACCGGTATATGATCCTCAAAATGAGGTCCTGGAAACAGAACTGCCCGTTGAAGCCCGGAATGATGAAAAGGACTCTTCCGGAGGTGCTGGCGGGATTATAGTTACCGATCTCTCTGAAGGAATAGAATGGGACTATGACTCCGGAACACTCATATACACCATATTTAATGCAGAACTAATGGCAGACAGGCACCCTGACCTCCCTGTGGATTACAGCCTTGCATATGCAGAATTAATTCCGGGCGGAAGAATTGATGAGAATACACTTTTAGGTGCATCAGAACTGATATATGTCGTAAGCGGAAGCATCTGCCTGAATAGTTCCGGAGGCATTGAAATATGCGCAGATGAAGGTCAGGCTGTATATGTCCCGTCAGACTGCCCGAAGTCATACCGTAATTCCGGGAATAAAAACGCAGTAATCCTTTCATATGTAGATCCTTCATGGAAACCGGAGATCACAGTTATGCGGTGA